One window from the genome of Kaistella carnis encodes:
- a CDS encoding putative signal transducing protein, which yields MERETRVAVFESEKPSDIQLIKSKLDAEKIPNFLNDNYMSFTTTPTAQTVRLMVNLQDEQRAFEIIDAVVKDTDLNPTHN from the coding sequence ATGGAAAGAGAAACTAGAGTAGCAGTATTTGAAAGTGAAAAACCGTCAGACATTCAGTTGATAAAATCAAAACTTGATGCGGAAAAAATCCCCAATTTTTTAAATGATAATTACATGTCTTTTACGACCACACCAACAGCGCAAACTGTTCGTTTGATGGTCAATCTTCAGGATGAGCAAAGAGCATTTGAGATTATTGATGCCGTAGTAAAAGACACAGACCTAAATCCAACTCATAACTAA
- the lat gene encoding L-lysine 6-transaminase gives MNNAIASHPQPTNEVKQILSRHMLADGFDFVMDFDKSQGSWIHDRVTGKNYLDMFSMFASASIGYNHPYLVEKSAWLGKMAINKPTLADVYSEEFANFMKVFERVAIPKELQYCFFIEGGTMGVENAMKACFDWKTRKNFEKGLDLEAGICIHFKQAFHGRSGYTLSLTNTSDPRKYQYFPKFDWPRILNPHLTFPITEENLEETIKNENLALLNIEEAILSNPNKVACIIIEPIQAEGGDNHFRDEFFVGLRKLCDQNEVLLIFDEVQTGIGLTGKMWAFEHFSVVPDIISFGKKAQVCGVLANKDKFDEIPNNVFRESSRINSTFGGNFIDILRFQLILEVIEKENLVENARRAGEYLLLGLEGLAQKYPHQISNPRGRGLMAAFDLPTGEDRDRLRELIYDENMIILACGDHSIRFRPHLNVSTEEIQMALDIIERCLPKL, from the coding sequence ATGAACAACGCAATAGCCTCCCATCCACAACCAACAAACGAAGTCAAGCAAATTCTCTCCAGGCACATGCTTGCTGATGGTTTTGATTTTGTGATGGATTTTGATAAATCTCAAGGTTCCTGGATTCACGATCGAGTGACGGGTAAGAATTATCTTGATATGTTTTCCATGTTTGCCTCGGCATCTATTGGTTACAATCACCCTTATTTAGTGGAAAAATCTGCTTGGCTGGGAAAAATGGCCATCAACAAACCGACTTTAGCCGATGTTTACTCAGAAGAATTCGCAAACTTTATGAAAGTTTTCGAAAGAGTAGCCATTCCAAAAGAATTACAGTATTGTTTTTTCATCGAAGGCGGAACAATGGGTGTAGAAAACGCCATGAAAGCATGCTTCGACTGGAAAACACGTAAGAATTTCGAAAAAGGATTAGACCTTGAAGCTGGAATCTGTATTCATTTCAAACAGGCTTTCCACGGTAGAAGTGGTTATACATTGAGTTTAACAAACACTTCAGACCCAAGAAAATATCAGTATTTCCCGAAATTCGACTGGCCGAGAATTCTGAATCCTCATTTGACTTTCCCAATAACGGAAGAGAATTTAGAGGAAACCATTAAAAATGAAAACTTAGCGCTTTTAAATATTGAAGAAGCCATTCTTTCTAATCCAAATAAAGTTGCGTGTATCATCATCGAACCAATTCAGGCTGAAGGTGGCGACAATCATTTCCGGGATGAATTTTTTGTGGGTTTAAGAAAGCTTTGTGATCAAAATGAAGTTCTACTTATATTTGATGAAGTGCAAACCGGAATCGGCTTAACCGGAAAAATGTGGGCTTTCGAACATTTCAGTGTTGTTCCGGATATTATTTCTTTTGGTAAAAAAGCACAGGTTTGCGGCGTTTTGGCCAATAAAGACAAGTTCGATGAAATTCCAAATAATGTTTTCAGAGAAAGTTCCAGAATTAATTCTACTTTCGGTGGGAACTTTATCGATATTCTTCGTTTTCAGCTAATTTTAGAAGTGATTGAGAAAGAAAATCTGGTTGAAAATGCAAGACGTGCCGGTGAATATCTTTTATTAGGTTTAGAAGGTTTAGCGCAGAAATATCCTCATCAAATTTCAAACCCGAGAGGACGTGGTTTGATGGCGGCTTTTGATTTGCCAACAGGCGAAGACCGTGATCGTTTACGCGAATTGATCTATGATGAGAATATGATCATTCTTGCTTGTGGAGATCATTCGATACGTTTTCGACCGCACTTAAATGTATCCACTGAAGAAATTCAGATGGCACTTGATATTATAGAGCGCTGTTTGCCTAAATTGTAA
- the amaB gene encoding L-piperidine-6-carboxylate dehydrogenase — protein MSQTIQDFGIEKSLSNLGITKENKGVSSGGNYFANGDLLESYSPTDGKLIATVKTANAQDYDQVVETAKKAYLEFRQIPAPKRGELVRQFGLKLREYKDDLGKLVSYEMGKSLQEGLGEVQEMIDICDFAVGLSRQLHGYTMHSERPGHRMYEQYHPLGIIGIISAFNFPVAVWSWNTALAWICGNVTIWKPSEKTPLCGIACQNIITEVLKENNLPEGISTMIVGDHEIGDKMVNDKNVALISFTGSTKVGRIVGTNVAKRFGKSILELGGNNAIIFTENADLNMSIIGAVFGAVGTAGQRCTSTRRLIIHESIFDDVKNRLVKAYGQIKIGNPLDENNHVGPLIDKQAVQQYLDSIEKCKKEGGKFIVEGGVLEGENLESGCYVKPCIAEVENSYEIVQHETFAPILYVMKYKTLEEAIAMQNDVPQGLSSAIMTTDMRQAELFLSQNGSDCGIANVNIGTSGAEIGGAFGGEKETGGGRESGSDVWKYYMRRQTNTINYTDSLPLAQGIKFDL, from the coding sequence ATGTCCCAAACAATTCAGGATTTTGGAATCGAAAAATCCCTTTCTAATTTAGGTATTACAAAAGAAAATAAAGGAGTCTCTTCCGGCGGAAATTACTTTGCCAATGGAGATCTACTCGAAAGTTACTCGCCTACAGATGGCAAACTCATCGCAACTGTTAAAACCGCAAACGCGCAAGACTATGATCAGGTGGTGGAAACGGCCAAAAAAGCGTATTTAGAATTTCGTCAAATCCCAGCACCAAAAAGAGGAGAACTGGTTCGTCAGTTTGGTTTAAAACTCCGTGAATATAAAGACGATCTAGGTAAGTTAGTTTCTTATGAAATGGGAAAATCGCTTCAGGAAGGTCTGGGAGAAGTTCAGGAAATGATTGATATTTGTGATTTCGCGGTGGGATTATCCCGTCAACTTCACGGTTATACCATGCATTCAGAAAGACCAGGTCACCGTATGTACGAACAATATCACCCACTTGGAATTATTGGAATTATTTCTGCTTTTAACTTTCCGGTTGCGGTGTGGTCCTGGAACACTGCACTTGCCTGGATCTGTGGAAACGTTACCATCTGGAAACCTTCAGAAAAAACACCACTTTGTGGAATTGCATGTCAAAATATTATTACCGAAGTTTTAAAAGAAAACAACCTTCCGGAAGGAATTTCTACCATGATTGTGGGCGACCATGAAATCGGTGATAAAATGGTAAATGATAAAAATGTTGCTCTAATTTCCTTTACCGGTTCTACTAAAGTTGGAAGAATCGTAGGAACAAATGTGGCAAAAAGATTTGGAAAGTCGATTCTTGAGTTAGGTGGAAATAATGCCATCATTTTTACTGAAAATGCTGATTTAAATATGTCAATTATTGGCGCAGTTTTCGGCGCGGTCGGAACTGCGGGACAAAGATGTACTTCCACCAGAAGATTAATTATTCACGAATCTATTTTTGATGACGTTAAAAACCGTTTGGTAAAAGCGTACGGACAAATTAAAATCGGAAATCCTTTGGATGAAAATAATCACGTTGGACCATTGATCGATAAGCAAGCCGTTCAACAGTATCTAGATTCCATCGAAAAATGTAAGAAAGAAGGTGGGAAATTCATCGTTGAAGGTGGAGTTCTTGAAGGCGAAAATTTAGAATCTGGTTGTTATGTAAAACCATGTATCGCTGAAGTTGAAAATTCATACGAAATCGTTCAACACGAAACTTTTGCACCGATACTTTATGTGATGAAATATAAAACTTTGGAGGAAGCAATCGCAATGCAGAATGATGTTCCACAAGGCTTGAGTTCCGCAATTATGACGACAGATATGCGTCAGGCAGAATTATTCCTTTCGCAAAATGGTTCCGACTGTGGAATCGCGAATGTGAATATTGGAACTTCCGGCGCAGAAATCGGTGGTGCTTTTGGTGGTGAAAAAGAAACCGGTGGCGGTAGAGAATCCGGTTCCGATGTTTGGAAATACTATATGAGAAGACAAACCAATACTATTAATTATACAGATAGTTTACCTTTAGCACAGGGAATTAAATTCGATTTGTAA
- a CDS encoding GNAT family N-acetyltransferase: protein MNFSIQPTLENENIKLIPLQESDFERLFVVASDREVWAMHPNKERYKRQVFQNFFTGALQSKGAFLIIDKNSDEVLGSTRFYDFNEKDKSIFIGYTFYGIKSWGKNINSSVKKMMLDYIFDFVDKVVFHVGADNIRSVKAMNKLGAENLGEEEVAYFGEASKMNVVFQIKKEEWKLKQNLH, encoded by the coding sequence ATGAATTTCTCGATTCAACCAACTTTAGAAAATGAAAACATCAAATTGATTCCTTTGCAGGAAAGTGATTTTGAGAGATTATTTGTGGTCGCATCTGATCGGGAAGTTTGGGCGATGCATCCTAATAAAGAAAGATATAAAAGACAGGTCTTTCAGAATTTCTTTACTGGAGCACTGCAAAGCAAGGGCGCTTTTTTGATCATTGATAAAAATTCAGATGAAGTTTTAGGCAGCACAAGATTTTATGACTTTAATGAAAAGGATAAAAGCATTTTTATTGGCTATACTTTTTACGGCATTAAATCTTGGGGGAAAAACATTAATTCCAGCGTTAAAAAAATGATGTTGGATTATATTTTTGATTTTGTTGACAAAGTTGTTTTTCATGTTGGTGCAGACAACATCCGTTCGGTTAAAGCCATGAATAAACTTGGTGCAGAAAATCTGGGGGAGGAAGAAGTTGCCTATTTCGGAGAGGCATCAAAAATGAATGTCGTTTTTCAAATCAAAAAAGAAGAATGGAAATTAAAGCAGAATCTACATTAA
- a CDS encoding nuclear transport factor 2 family protein, with protein sequence MNPEELKNIATLWFKAFNEHDLENLLELYDDNAEHFSPKLKIREPETNGLIQGKEALRKWWKDCFEILPTLQYQLNKLTADSDQVFMEYTRRVDGEDDMEIGEVLEIKNGKIIFSRVYHG encoded by the coding sequence ATGAATCCAGAAGAATTAAAAAATATCGCAACACTTTGGTTCAAAGCCTTCAACGAACATGATTTAGAAAATTTACTCGAACTGTATGATGACAATGCAGAACATTTCAGTCCAAAATTAAAAATCCGCGAACCCGAAACAAATGGATTAATACAAGGCAAAGAGGCGTTAAGAAAATGGTGGAAAGACTGCTTTGAAATACTGCCAACATTACAATATCAGCTTAATAAATTAACAGCCGATTCTGACCAGGTCTTTATGGAATATACCCGAAGAGTAGACGGAGAAGATGATATGGAAATTGGCGAAGTTCTGGAAATTAAGAACGGTAAAATTATTTTCTCCCGAGTCTACCACGGATAA
- a CDS encoding DUF2911 domain-containing protein yields the protein MKKIILSAFLAVSVSAYSQWSTPVASPKQVIEQQFSMSKISVDYGRPAVKGRKIFGELVPYNKVWRAGANEATKITFGQNVNFGGKMVMAGNYSLFVVPQEKEWKVILNSNANQWGAYTYDEKLNIAEVTVPVQKLNDKQESFEITFQPLDDHSTNLVMKWDMTQAKVLIKEAKPETVLKIIEKLNEIKQIEKEAAAKK from the coding sequence ATGAAAAAGATAATTTTAAGTGCATTTCTCGCCGTTTCTGTATCAGCTTACTCACAATGGTCTACGCCCGTTGCCAGTCCAAAGCAGGTGATCGAGCAGCAGTTTTCAATGTCGAAGATTTCAGTGGATTACGGAAGGCCAGCGGTAAAAGGTCGAAAAATTTTTGGCGAACTCGTTCCTTACAATAAAGTTTGGCGTGCGGGCGCAAATGAAGCTACAAAAATTACTTTTGGACAAAATGTAAATTTTGGCGGCAAAATGGTGATGGCCGGAAATTACAGTCTGTTTGTTGTTCCACAAGAAAAAGAATGGAAGGTTATTCTTAATTCAAATGCGAACCAATGGGGAGCGTATACGTATGATGAGAAACTGAATATTGCAGAGGTTACGGTACCTGTTCAGAAATTAAATGATAAACAAGAATCCTTTGAGATCACCTTTCAACCCCTTGATGATCATTCGACAAATCTCGTCATGAAATGGGATATGACTCAAGCCAAGGTCTTGATTAAAGAAGCAAAACCGGAAACAGTACTTAAAATCATTGAAAAACTGAACGAAATTAAGCAGATCGAAAAAGAAGCTGCCGCTAAAAAATAA
- a CDS encoding fasciclin domain-containing protein has product MNYSKITTAALALTLTIGFATQSCAPMNNMAQEKTVMVGGAPMYPSKNIVENAMNSKDHTTLVTAVKAAGLVETLQSEGPFTVFAPTNAAFNKLPAGTVETLVKPENKAMLTNILTYHVVPGKISAKDLSMWIKKNDGKYMAKTVQGEELTFWMKGMDLYVTDSKNNTAKITTADVNQSNGVIHVIDTVLMP; this is encoded by the coding sequence ATGAACTATTCAAAAATTACCACCGCAGCCTTAGCGCTGACATTAACGATCGGTTTTGCAACACAATCTTGTGCACCCATGAATAATATGGCTCAGGAAAAAACCGTAATGGTTGGCGGAGCGCCAATGTATCCTTCTAAAAATATCGTTGAAAATGCGATGAATTCAAAAGATCATACCACCTTAGTTACCGCAGTAAAAGCTGCCGGATTGGTTGAAACGCTACAAAGTGAAGGACCATTTACAGTTTTCGCGCCCACCAATGCCGCTTTTAATAAATTACCTGCAGGAACCGTGGAAACCTTAGTGAAGCCGGAGAATAAAGCAATGTTGACCAATATCCTTACCTATCATGTTGTTCCTGGAAAAATTTCAGCGAAAGATTTATCAATGTGGATCAAGAAAAATGATGGAAAATACATGGCTAAAACAGTACAAGGAGAGGAACTAACCTTCTGGATGAAAGGAATGGACCTCTACGTAACAGATTCTAAAAATAATACTGCGAAAATTACAACAGCAGATGTTAATCAGTCAAATGGCGTAATTCATGTGATCGACACGGTTTTAATGCCATAG
- the msrB gene encoding peptide-methionine (R)-S-oxide reductase MsrB, with the protein MKNLIKISVVLALGTCASGKMEAQRTQTVNGKNVVNPYYSRTNTNALKLPDATWKKVLNANLYSVARKGDTEMAFTGKYNDFDGIGTYYCGSCGNALFKSDAKFSSTCGWPSFFETIRPKSVIYRKDTSYNMERTEVLCGRCEAHLGHVFDDGPKPTKKRFCMNSIALEFEAMAKISK; encoded by the coding sequence ATGAAAAATTTAATCAAAATATCAGTCGTACTGGCTTTAGGAACTTGTGCCTCCGGTAAAATGGAAGCACAAAGAACCCAGACCGTCAACGGGAAGAACGTTGTGAACCCCTATTATTCACGAACAAATACCAATGCCCTAAAATTACCGGATGCAACTTGGAAGAAAGTTTTAAATGCAAATTTATATTCAGTAGCCAGAAAAGGAGATACCGAAATGGCGTTCACCGGAAAATACAATGATTTCGACGGCATTGGAACGTACTACTGTGGCTCGTGTGGAAATGCCCTTTTCAAATCGGATGCTAAATTCTCCAGCACCTGCGGGTGGCCGAGTTTTTTTGAAACGATTCGTCCAAAATCTGTCATCTATAGAAAAGACACTTCTTATAATATGGAAAGAACTGAAGTTTTATGTGGAAGATGTGAAGCACATTTAGGCCACGTTTTCGATGATGGTCCAAAACCCACAAAAAAAAGATTCTGTATGAATTCTATCGCGCTGGAATTTGAAGCAATGGCAAAAATATCAAAATAA
- a CDS encoding anti-sigma factor, translated as MFSLTYISSGVIKAYAMGTISHEEAAILECVMKNNTEVKKAVLEVQQIIEQLATEQAVEPPQFLKAEIMKKIEFGNPETTTAKIIPLNKEQSETGKPSSMPNWIKAASVAVLFGLGYLGYELNSKNTELQQIATNNTELSTKLTDLEQMNALLKNAKRIQLKGVEKHPDMLAEVYWDDSKKVYLDIKNLPAAPTGKQYQLWAIVEGKPVDMGIYDQQKDANKMQAMKSVDNPQAFAITLEKEGGNPTPTMEEMYVMGTI; from the coding sequence ATGTTTTCGTTAACTTACATATCATCAGGCGTTATCAAAGCTTATGCCATGGGAACTATTTCTCATGAGGAAGCTGCGATCTTGGAATGTGTGATGAAAAATAACACCGAAGTAAAAAAGGCAGTTTTAGAAGTGCAGCAAATCATTGAACAGTTAGCCACAGAGCAGGCCGTGGAACCCCCTCAATTTTTGAAGGCGGAAATCATGAAAAAAATCGAATTCGGAAATCCGGAAACGACCACTGCTAAAATAATTCCTTTAAACAAAGAGCAGTCAGAAACCGGCAAACCATCATCGATGCCAAACTGGATCAAAGCAGCTTCGGTTGCGGTACTTTTCGGCTTGGGATATTTAGGTTATGAGTTAAATTCAAAAAACACTGAATTACAGCAAATTGCCACAAACAATACTGAACTTTCCACGAAATTGACTGATCTTGAACAGATGAATGCCCTACTGAAAAATGCGAAAAGAATTCAGCTGAAAGGGGTAGAAAAACATCCTGATATGTTGGCTGAAGTGTATTGGGACGATTCTAAAAAAGTATATTTAGACATTAAAAATCTACCGGCTGCTCCCACGGGAAAACAATACCAACTTTGGGCAATTGTGGAAGGGAAACCTGTAGATATGGGAATATACGACCAGCAAAAAGATGCAAACAAGATGCAGGCTATGAAGTCCGTTGACAATCCGCAAGCATTTGCGATCACACTGGAAAAAGAAGGCGGAAATCCTACCCCAACAATGGAGGAAATGTACGTGATGGGAACGATTTAA
- a CDS encoding IS1595 family transposase, with product MNIFSFGVEFSSEEDCISHFKAERDKIGVSCKCGKTDFFWIKSRLSYECKSCRKRTTLRSGTIMENSNLSFLVWYKAMFLMSATKKGFSAKEMQRQLGLKRYEPVWAMMHKLRKAMGKRDERYTLEGMIEMDEGYFTVESRELEQEKGIRGRGAVGKQNVAVMAESTPLENIETGETSKSCRYFKAIVLEDHTAEGINETIKESLAESSIVFTDQSTSYVDISQLVEIHISEKSSKETTKDTLRWVHIFISNAKRNLLGNYHKIKRKNLQLYLNEFVYKLNRRYFEDKLFDRLVIASITGV from the coding sequence ATGAATATTTTTAGTTTTGGCGTAGAGTTTAGCAGTGAAGAGGATTGTATATCTCATTTTAAAGCAGAACGTGACAAAATTGGCGTTTCCTGCAAGTGCGGAAAAACTGATTTTTTTTGGATTAAAAGCAGATTAAGTTACGAGTGTAAATCTTGTAGAAAGCGAACTACATTACGAAGTGGAACCATCATGGAAAATTCCAATTTGTCCTTTCTAGTTTGGTATAAAGCGATGTTTTTGATGAGTGCAACAAAAAAAGGATTTTCTGCTAAAGAAATGCAAAGGCAATTAGGTTTGAAGCGCTATGAGCCAGTTTGGGCTATGATGCACAAATTGAGAAAAGCGATGGGAAAACGAGATGAAAGATACACTTTAGAGGGCATGATTGAAATGGATGAAGGGTATTTTACAGTTGAATCTAGAGAACTGGAACAAGAGAAAGGGATTCGTGGAAGAGGTGCAGTTGGAAAGCAAAATGTTGCAGTGATGGCGGAATCTACGCCATTAGAAAATATAGAAACAGGAGAGACATCGAAATCTTGTAGATATTTTAAAGCAATAGTATTAGAAGATCATACAGCAGAGGGAATTAATGAGACTATTAAAGAATCTTTGGCAGAATCCAGCATAGTTTTTACAGATCAAAGCACGTCATATGTTGATATATCACAACTTGTAGAAATTCATATTTCAGAAAAATCTTCGAAAGAAACTACAAAAGATACTTTGCGTTGGGTTCACATATTTATCAGTAATGCGAAAAGGAATTTATTAGGAAATTACCACAAAATAAAACGCAAAAACCTTCAACTTTATCTAAATGAGTTTGTTTATAAGTTAAATCGGAGATATTTTGAAGATAAACTGTTCGATAGACTTGTGATAGCAAGCATTACAGGAGTATGA
- a CDS encoding ABC transporter ATP-binding protein, giving the protein MEENTIIAVENIDFKYEGKNILEDFSANFERGSFTCILGESGSGKSTLLRIINGLLFPQKGFVKIDGEVLSKENLIKNRLQMGYVLQGNSLFPHLTVYQNMIYCLKLLKKSDAFCKEKIVELLPLVGLKDDLLHKFPDEISGGQKQRVGIIRAIAHEPKIVLMDEPFSALDSETRDKLQILVKDIHQKLQTTFVMVTHSEQEAAILGTALLRL; this is encoded by the coding sequence ATGGAGGAAAACACAATTATTGCTGTTGAAAATATCGATTTCAAATACGAAGGTAAAAATATTCTGGAGGATTTTTCAGCCAATTTCGAACGCGGAAGTTTCACCTGTATCTTAGGTGAAAGTGGCAGTGGAAAATCAACACTCTTGCGAATAATCAATGGTTTATTATTTCCCCAAAAAGGTTTCGTTAAAATCGATGGCGAGGTATTATCAAAGGAAAATTTAATTAAGAACCGACTGCAAATGGGCTATGTTCTTCAGGGAAATTCATTATTTCCGCATCTCACGGTCTATCAAAATATGATCTACTGTCTTAAATTGTTAAAAAAATCGGACGCCTTTTGTAAAGAAAAAATTGTTGAGCTTCTTCCGTTGGTTGGATTGAAAGATGATCTGCTTCATAAATTTCCGGATGAAATAAGCGGTGGACAGAAGCAAAGAGTTGGTATCATTCGCGCCATTGCGCACGAGCCAAAAATTGTTTTGATGGATGAACCCTTCTCGGCATTGGACAGTGAAACCCGCGATAAACTTCAAATTTTAGTGAAGGATATTCATCAAAAATTGCAAACTACATTTGTTATGGTCACACATTCTGAGCAGGAAGCCGCAATTCTTGGTACCGCTCTTCTGCGACTCTGA